The nucleotide window TTGTTCAAATGTTAAACAAAGGTAGACAATTTTCCGCTGATAGTTCAAATTTGGTTCAATATTCACCCTTACCTTTGCGATATGTCGCTCGAAGCGAAAATAGCTGCTGTTCCGCGCAAGCCGGGCATTTACCAGTTTTACGACTCCGAAGGAAAGATTCTGTATATCGGGAAGGCGGTCAATCTGCGTAGCCGGGTAGGATCATATTTCACGAAAGCCGGCGGCCATAGCGGCAAGACCCGGCTGATGGTGAAGCGCATTGCCGACATCCGATTTATTGTAGTTGACAATGAATATGATGCGCTTCTGCTCGAAAACAACCTGATTAAAAAGCACCAGCCGCGCTACAACGTGATGCTGAAGGATGACAAGACCTACCCGTGGATCTGTATCCGCAACGAGCGTTTTCCGCGAGTGTTTGCCACCCGTCAGCTGTTGAAGGACGGCTCACAGTACTTCGGGCCCTATGCTTCGGTAAAAGCCATGCACACCGTGCTGGATGTCATCAAGCAACTGTATCCGCTTCGAACCTGTGCATTTCCGCTCACCGAAAAAAATGTAAAGCAACGCCGCTACAGGGTGTGTTTGGAGTATCACATTGGTAATTGCCTGGGGCCTTGCGAAGACTTGTTATCGGAAGATGACTACAATGCATCCATCCGCGAAGTGGCCGATATCCTGAAAGGGGATGCGCAGGTAGTGGTAAGCACCCTGAAGAACCGCATGAAGCAACTCGCCGAAGAGCTCAAGTTTGAGGAGGCGCAGGAGTGCAAGGAAAAGCTCGAAGCACTGGAGAAATTCCGCAGTAAATCAACCGTGGTGAACCCATCCATACACAACGTGGATGTATTTACCGTGGTGAGCGACCAGAATGCCGGCTACGTGAACTTCCTGAAAGTGGCCAACGGAGCGGTGATTCAGGGGCATACTTTGCAGATAAAGAAAAGGCTCGAAGAAACGCATCAGGAGCTACTGCAAATAGGCATTGCCGAAATCCGGCAGCGTTTTGCCAGTCAGGCACCGGAAATTCTGGTTCCTTTTGAGCCCGAAATAACGCTGCCCGGCGTAAAATGGGTGGTGCCGCAAAGGGGCGACAAGAGGAAGCTGCTGGATTTGAGCGAGCGCAACGCCAAGTACTTTATGCTTGATCAACACCGCCAGGAGCGATTTACCGACCCCTCGCGCTTCAAAGACCGCGTGCTGGAGCAAATCAAAAATGACCTCCGCCTTAAGGAAATTCCGCGGCATATTGAGTGTTTCGACAACTCCAACATGCAGGGAACTCACCCGGTGGCAGCTTGCGTGGTATTTCGCGATGGCAAGCCCTCCAAAAAGGAGTACCGGCACTTCAACATCAAAACGGTGACAGGCCCCGATGACTACGCCTCCATGCGCGAAGTGGTGTATCGGCGCTACGCACGGCTAATGCGCGAAGGACAATCGCTACCCCAACTGATCGTTATAGACGGTGGTAAAGGGCAGCTCAGCGCAGCGGTGGAGAGCCTGGAGCAACTCGGACTTATCGGCAAGCTTGCGGTGATTGGCATTGCCAAGCGACTGGAAGAAATTTACTACCCCGACGACCCGGTTCCGCTGTATCTGAACAAAACCTCTGAATCGCTCAAGGTTATTCAGCACCTGCGCAATGAGGCTCACCGCTTTGGCATTGAGCACCACCGCAACCTGAGAAGCAAGAATGCCTTGGGCACATCCCTCACCGACATTCCCGGCATAGGTCCGTCCATGGCGCAAAAACTGCTGCGCGCGTTTAAATCGGTAAAGCGCGTTGCCGGGGCCAAAGAAGAAGAACTGGCCGAAGTTGTGGGACCGGCAAGGGCCAGGGTGATATTGAAGCACCTCGCGCAGTCCTAAACCGCATTCGGGTTCAGAACTTGCAGTAATTCATGGTTGAGCTCCTTTTGGAAGAAATGGTCCGGATTAAACGCTTGAGAAGGATAATCAAGTTTCATTGGGTCTTCATCGGCGTGCATTTTTGCCGCTACACCCAATGCAGCAATGGCTTCCACAAACGCGGCCATTTTATCTGAGTGTAACACTGCCCGCTTCAACCCGGGGAATCTTGTGGCTTCAAACAGCGTATTGCTGTACATGCTCACGTAGTACTGGCACTTTCCGTAAAGATAGTCGAGGCTTGAGGAGCACACAAGCACATTGGGCAAACCTGTCACATCAGCATATAGCGCGGGGGCTTCGGCCGGATGCAGTTTAATCACTATACCTGTTTCCGGGTTCTCCTTAAGGTACCTTTTTGACAAGGAGCCAATCAACTCATTAAATGCGACGTGACGCAAGTTTTGGGTGCCAACGAGAACCCTGGTAGAGTACTTTTCAGAAAATCGCGCTAATTCATCTGCATCTTGCCCCGGCATCGGGTTGCGCAAAAAGTAATCGCCGAAAACCTTGATTTGTCCGGGTTCGTATTCCGCCCCTTGTTGAAGTTGCTCTTTCCAGTAGTTGCCAAAAAGCCAAACCTCATCGGCAAAAAGCGCCCGCTTTGCCACCGGTTTGATTTTTTGAGGATAGACGTAAAAATGTGAAGCAGGCGTAATGACTCCATGCTGCAACTCTATCACCTTGATCTGCAGGCTTCGTGCAGCAGCAATAAAATACTCGGTATAATAGCCGGGGGCCATCACTACCATACTGGGTTCTGTTAGCTCAAGATAAGCGCGCACAGCCCTGTAGGCCTGCCAGAATTCATCCAGACCAGCTTCAATGTGCCTTACATCCTCCCTGGTCAAGGTGGTTCTTTCAGGAACTCTCTGCAAAATACGCCTGAACCCAGATATCATTTTTCTGTCATGCGCATTCAGTTTGAGGTTTCTCCCCGAAGCAATAATTTCTCCTATATGCGCATCCGCAGAGGGCTCGCCGTTCGCCTTGCCCCGCAAATACACCACATAGTACTCTTCTCTTTTCAGTTTTTCTGTTAATTTGCTCAAATACTGATGTTTCAGAACCCCTTCTACATCAACAAACCTCGGAGGAACAAGGTACATTAAATCCGGCTTCTTCTTCGTTCGGGGCCGATGAAGACCACGAACTCCACGAAGTCTGGCGCGTAACTTCGAAAGAAAAAGACGCAGAGAGATTTTGGCAAAAGACTGGCCGATGTAGGTAGTCCGGTCATGTTCACCTATTCGCCGAAACACTGAATCCTGGGCTACCTTCAGCAAGTTGAAGCCCTCACAGTCAAAAACGCCGGGGTCATCAAAAGAGGCAAGAAAGCGCTCAGAAACCGGTGGCTTTTGAAGCTGCATTACAAGCAGTTAAAATCGCGAATGTAGTACACCGAAATATCCTCGAGCGCTGGATTATTGAAGCCAAGAAAATCGACGCCGTGCGCCGCAGCGGCCTCGTAATCGTTGATGGAATCGCCTATCAGGGCTGTAGATTGCGGTGTGTAGCCATGCTGCTCCATCAAGCGGCCCACCCACTCTTTTTTGGGTGTTGGCGACCCGTGAATGGACTCAAAGAAATGACTAAGCTCCAGGATGTCGCAAAGTTTTCTCAACTCCTGCTGATCCGAACCCGACACTACATGCATTGCGAAGTCGTTGTGCTTTCGCTCCAAAAACCGGTGCGTGGGTTGAATGAGCAAATCGGGATTTCCGAGTTCCTCGAGCATGATGCGCGAAAAAGCTGCGGCCAGCTCTGCCAAACGCTCGTCCGACAATTCCTCACCGCGAATTTCTTCAAAAAAGTAGCGGAACTTCACGTAGCGCGACAAGCCTCCATTTTTCCTGTGATAGGCCAGCAGTGATTCAACCTGGTCTGTCGGAAAATCCTCCAGCACCCGCACAAACCCGCGGTCGCGAATGGGCATGGAGTTTAGAATCACGCCGTCAAAATCCCACAACAGGGTTTCGTAGTGATGGATATTAGACTTATCACTCACTGTTCTCTACGCTTTATTTCGGCAATTACACGCTCAACGTCCTCCGGTGTATCAACAGCGATGGAATCTTGCGAAAGTTCAATCATCCGAACTTCGTAACCCATCTCAAGGAAGCGCAGGATTTCTATATCCTCCATACTTTCAAGGGGCGTTTTTTGGTTTCGTGAGGCGAAGTCCATCAGGGCTGTTTTTGGAAAGGCATAGACGCAAATCTGGCGCCATGCCCTGTAAAATTCATTCTGCTTGTGCCCGGGAATAGGGCTTCGCGACATGTACAGCAAACGGCCATCAGGGCGCAGTACCACCTTCGGCACTGAGGTGCTACGGTATGAATGCTCATCCGAAATCGGTGCAAAACCATTGATCACCTCACCCGGGTGGTTCCGCGCAGCTTCTACGGTTCGGGTAATATCTTCCGGATTGAAAAGGGGTTCATCACCCTGCACATTCACGTAAAACGACGCATCCATTTCTTTCGCCACAGCCGCCACGCGGTCGGTACCGGTAAGGCATTTTTCGGGTGTCATCAGCACGCGCATTCCGCGCTCCTCGCAATGGTCAAAAATTTTGGGGTGGTCGGTGGCAACCACTACCTGGTCTTCGGGCAGTGCTTTGAGGCATTGCCGGTAGGTTCGTTCAATCATGGATTGCCCACAAAGATTCA belongs to Cryomorphaceae bacterium and includes:
- a CDS encoding 3-deoxy-manno-octulosonate cytidylyltransferase; amino-acid sequence: MEFLVVIPARLKSTRLPEKPLVNLCGQSMIERTYRQCLKALPEDQVVVATDHPKIFDHCEERGMRVLMTPEKCLTGTDRVAAVAKEMDASFYVNVQGDEPLFNPEDITRTVEAARNHPGEVINGFAPISDEHSYRSTSVPKVVLRPDGRLLYMSRSPIPGHKQNEFYRAWRQICVYAFPKTALMDFASRNQKTPLESMEDIEILRFLEMGYEVRMIELSQDSIAVDTPEDVERVIAEIKRREQ
- a CDS encoding HAD family hydrolase, with translation MPIRDRGFVRVLEDFPTDQVESLLAYHRKNGGLSRYVKFRYFFEEIRGEELSDERLAELAAAFSRIMLEELGNPDLLIQPTHRFLERKHNDFAMHVVSGSDQQELRKLCDILELSHFFESIHGSPTPKKEWVGRLMEQHGYTPQSTALIGDSINDYEAAAAHGVDFLGFNNPALEDISVYYIRDFNCL
- the uvrC gene encoding excinuclease ABC subunit UvrC — translated: MSLEAKIAAVPRKPGIYQFYDSEGKILYIGKAVNLRSRVGSYFTKAGGHSGKTRLMVKRIADIRFIVVDNEYDALLLENNLIKKHQPRYNVMLKDDKTYPWICIRNERFPRVFATRQLLKDGSQYFGPYASVKAMHTVLDVIKQLYPLRTCAFPLTEKNVKQRRYRVCLEYHIGNCLGPCEDLLSEDDYNASIREVADILKGDAQVVVSTLKNRMKQLAEELKFEEAQECKEKLEALEKFRSKSTVVNPSIHNVDVFTVVSDQNAGYVNFLKVANGAVIQGHTLQIKKRLEETHQELLQIGIAEIRQRFASQAPEILVPFEPEITLPGVKWVVPQRGDKRKLLDLSERNAKYFMLDQHRQERFTDPSRFKDRVLEQIKNDLRLKEIPRHIECFDNSNMQGTHPVAACVVFRDGKPSKKEYRHFNIKTVTGPDDYASMREVVYRRYARLMREGQSLPQLIVIDGGKGQLSAAVESLEQLGLIGKLAVIGIAKRLEEIYYPDDPVPLYLNKTSESLKVIQHLRNEAHRFGIEHHRNLRSKNALGTSLTDIPGIGPSMAQKLLRAFKSVKRVAGAKEEELAEVVGPARARVILKHLAQS